CTATTTCAAATATTAAATGATTTTTATTTTTATTATTTTCTAAAATAGCTTGAAAATTTGAGTAATTATTCAAATCTTCAACCAAAAAATGTGGTAATTGAATAGATAGTTTTTCTTGAGATTCTTTATTATCTAGGATTTTGTTTATGATATGAAAATAAACTTCATTTAATTTATTAAGCTCAAGTAAAGATGCTATAAATCCTTTATTTGAGAAATTATCTTCTTTATAATTTAATTCAAAGTCTACAGTTTTTAATAAAATTTTATTTGAATTAATATCAATTATTTCTTTATATAATAAAATGAATAAATCATTTTTTAAAGAATCATTTATAATAGTTATCCATTCTTCTTTTGATTTATATTTTTCAATATTTTCTAAAAAATAAAATTTTTTTTCAGTATGAAGTTTTGCTTGAGAAATTACATAATCCATTTTGATAAGTAAATTTTTTAGGCTTTCTTCATTATCGTATTTACATACTCCTAGATTTATTTTTTCTTTTAAATCTTCAAGTTTATAAACTTTAGATAAAAAATTTTCTATTAAATTTTTAATACTAGTTTCATCTATATTTGGGATTAAAATTACAAATTCTGATCCATTCATTCTTGCTATTAAATTTGAATTGTTTTCAAAATCATTTTTAAATAATGTAGCTAATTTATATAAAATTTCATTTGTTTTTATATATCCAAAAGTTTTATTTACAATTTCCATTTTTAAAGAAAAAACTATTATATATCCCTTGTTATTAGGATTATTTTTATCTAAATAATCATTTACTTTTAATAAAAAATATTTTCTATTATTTAGTTTTGTAATTTCATCAAAATATAACAATTCTTTGTTTAGTTTCAAAACGCTATTTGTATTTTCAAACATCTTTTCAAACTTATTTACCATACTATTTATACTTAAAGTTAATGCTTTAAACTCAGAAGTAAAAGGTACTTTTTCTTCTAATATAAACTCATTTTTCATTACCAATTCAGCTTGCTTTTTTATAGTTTTTAAAGGATTAAGTATAAAATTAAATAAATAAGAGAGTATTATCAATAGAACAATAAAACTAATAAGTAAAGAAAAAACTAAATTCTTAAATATTTCATAAGTTTGCTCAAAAAAAAGTGTTCTATCATTGTATATTTCAAGAATTCCTAAAACATTCCAACCATTTGAAATAGTTGATTTTGCACTAACTTCTTCTATATTTACCAAATTTATAAACCATTTTGGTATTTCATTTTCTTCTATATTTGTCTCTTTTTTTAGTTCATAAACTATATTATCATCTACATCTTTAAATATTATCTTTTCATAATTTCCATTATCAAAACTTGCATTTATAACTGTTTTAATTGAACTTATTTCTGTTCCTGAATTTGTAATTGATAAACTCAAATTTGTTACACTATTTTGAACATTTTCATATAAAGATTTCTTTGCTGAATCTTTGATAATACCGAATGTAACAGCTATAATTAATGTAAATAATATAGTAAAAATAAATAACAAAACTACGGAAACTTGTTTGAATAGACTCATATCTTTTTCTCCCTAAAATTTTTCAAAACTACATCCCATTTTTTATGAGCTGCGGTTTTACTACCTTTATCTAAAATATTTGGATTAAAATTATAAATTGGTGTTAAATCATCTCTTTTTGAAGCAGGAAAGATTATTTTTCTTATACTATCTAAAATTAAAGGTTCTGAATTAGGTGTTTCAAAATATGATAAAACCATGTGAGTATCTGTGGCACCTTTTACTTTTACATAACTTAAAAACATTTTGGAAGTAGGAATTCCCAAATGTTTTAATGCAAAATATTTTGCAATAACATAATCTTCACAATCACCTTTATCTTTTGCTAAAAACTCATAAGGTGATGCCCAATAATCACTAACTCCATAAATATCTTTGTCATTTCCATATTTTACAGCATTAAAAAAATCATTAACTTTTTCAAGTTTTGTTTTTGTATCAGAAGTTTCTAATTTTTTTAATAATTTATTTAATGTTACAAATCTATTTTTTGCAAATTTATTATATTTCTTTTCCACTTTTTGAATAAGTGAATCATCGGCAAAATCTGCTGAATAACTAGTAAAGATTAAAAGTAAAATAATTATAAAGATTTTCATAAATTTATTTTATCTAAATAATTAAAGAGATAAATAAATTTATCTCTTTAATATTTTTTAGATTATTTGGTCTTGAACATTTTGTTCGACTTTAACTTTAACTGAAGAGTCATTACTATTTGAGTAAATATCAAATCCAGCATCAGCACCTGCTCCAACTGTTTTTGACCAACCAGTACCTGTAAATGAAACACTATCTTCATTATTACCAATAATTTTTAATGTATTACTGCTATCAGTCATGTCTAGGACATCTTGTAAAGTTAAATTTTCAAGTTTATTTTCACCAGTTTGTGCTAAATCAATAGTACTAACATTTTTCAAGGTATTACTTGATGATAAACTATCTATTTTATCAAAATCTAAACTAATTCCTGTATCAAGTGTAAAATTACCTGAAACAGTTGAAAGTTTTAAATCAAATGAACTACTAACTATTGAGCTTTCATCTATATTTGTTCCATCCGAATCAACCGTTTTAGCAGTTACTGATACCCCATTTACAGATTTATCATGTAATAACTCTATATTATTTATTTGATCAAATGTTATTCCTTCAATAGTCCATTTTGTTCCATCCCAATTTGCTCCACTTAAAACTGTACCATCACTATATCTAAATTGAGCAGATTCATTTAATCCTGTTAATTCTAAACTCATTGTTTCACTACCATCAACATCTTTCATATTTGCATTTAGGTTTAAACTTACCCAAGAAAACGCATTCCCAAATGTTAATGTTGGATCAATAGTTACTCCATCAGCAATCGCTTCAATTTTTCCTATTACATCAACTGTTATTGGTGTTACTGCTGATAAATTTTGTTCACTAATTGTAAATTTAGCTTTAAAATCAAACTCTCCAGACCAATTTGCTGGAGCATTGATATAAACTTCAGGCATACTCCCATCTACTGAAGCTGGAATTAACCATTTGTTTCTATGAACATCTGCATCACTATTAATATTTGGAGTTAAATCAAAAGTTCCAGTACCTGATTTTCCAATATTTGTTGCCATTATTAAATCTGAGCCCACTTTATACCAAACAGTAAAACCATTTGGAACTTCATCTAATATGATATTTCCAATTTTTTCTGAACCATCACTAAAAGTACCTGCTGTTATTTCAAGTTTTACAGGATTTGCTAAAATTGTACTTCCAACTGTAACTGCCACATCTTCTGTTCCTGTTGCAGTTACAACAGAAGCATTTAATATAACATCAATTACAGGTGTTACAGTAATAGTTTTACTTCCTGTTGAATCAAGAATTACATTGCTTCCAGTCTCTTGGTTTTGAACACTTACTTCAAAATTTACACTTCCATCTCTATTTGTTGCAGGAGTATAAACTAATCCTGTGATTGGAGTGCCAACTGTAAAATTATCAGCTACATTTATAGGAGTAATTGTATATGTTCCATCATTATTATCAACTACATTATATTTTCCAGAAGTATCTGTTAATGTTCCTTTTGTTCCACCACCAGTGGCTACATCTGCCCAAGTTTCATTAACTTTTATAGTGATACTATTTCCTATAAGTTCTGTTTTTGTTCCATCATTTGGATTTGACAATGTTATAGTAAGAGGAGTTGTTCCATCTTCATTTATATTATTTGCATCTATTGATATAGTCATTTCATCTGTTAAAGGTAATATAGTTTGTGTTGATGTTACAACATTTCCTTCATTAAATCCACCATTATGATATGTTGCAATATTAGCTGTAAATGTAAAGTCACCTTGTAAACTACCTTCTTGAGAAGAATTTACATCTTTTGGAGTTGTTATTTTCACATTTGATAATTGAGTATTCATATCAGCAGCATTTCCACTTCCAACAACAACATAATAAGTTTTACCAGCATCTACATAAGAGTAGTCATATCCAGTGATTGTTGAACCATCTGGAATATCTGAAATAGTGATAACTGCTCCACCATTTCCTTGGCTACCTCCTGATTTCAAATTAACTTCTAATAAATTTGCTAAATTAAATTCTGTATCTTCTGTAATATCTGCTGTTTTAACTGCTAATTCTAAATCAGCTGGTGTTCCAGGTTGAGTTCCAGGAGTATAGGTTTTTTCAATATGGATAGTTTGTGAAGCACTTTTAACTTCTGCATCAATATCTTTTGTATAAGTTGTGATTGTTATATCTCTACTATCAAAATCTGCACCTGGATTTACTTTAAATGTAATATCTTGCAATGCACCATTAGCATCTAAAGTATTATCAGCTGGATTTGAAATAACCCAAATACCATTATGTTGACTTCCATTATATCCATAATATGTAGCTCCTATAACTTCTACACCCATAGGAACACCTGTTATAACTATTTGTTGTACAGTTTCACTTCCATCTGTATCAGGACTTGTAGTTGTAACTGGAACTTTAAATTCTGAATTTTCAGTTGTAACAGACACAGTTGTACCAGTTATTGTTACATTCCCTGATTCTTGTGTAATTGTTCCAACAGTTAAACTTGGAGCATCTGTAACTGCTTGAACATTTACTGTATGAGTATGAGTAAAGTCAGCTGTAACATCTGCTGTTCCAGTTGCAGTATCTTTTACAGTATAAACAACTGTTAAATCAAAATTATCTGATTTATCAGCATCATTTAAAGTTGTATTTTTTGCATAGATACTATCTGCTTGAGCAGGTGTTAATTCATAATATAAACCATTTAATGTTGATGATATAGATTGAGTCATATCAGAATCTAAATATAACTCATATCCAACAGGAACAGTTGAAGCTAAAATTTTTACACTAGTAATACTTTCACTTCCATCATTATCTACTAATGATGGAGCTATATTTATTTTATTTGTACCACCATCAACATCTTCATAAATAGTAGAAGAAGTTGCAACTGCAACATCATCTGCAATAGGATTTATAAAGAAATTTATTGTTTGAGTATTCCATGTTTTACTATCACCCTCTCCTGCTTTTTCAGTAGTTACATAAGTTAAATCAAAACTTGCACTTCCACTGAAGTTTTCTGGAATATTTATTTTAATATTTCCATCTCTTATATCACTTGCTTTTACAACATACATTCCATCTTCTATATAATATGGACTTCCTGAATCTATAGTAAATCCAGTTGGTAAATCTATTTTAACTGTAAGTTCTTCACTAGCATCATAAGATGCAAGATTAGCTGGTGTTGTATATATGTCGAATAAATTAAGTTGATTATCTTCATTTACATTTATATCTGCCTTTAAATCTGTTCCAACAGGAGCATCTGCAACATTTTTTACAATAACTTCTATATCTTTTGGAGAACTCCAAGCACTTGTATCAGTCGTTGTTCCATTAAAATCAACTGTTTGAGCAGATACTTTTAAAATATAATCTGTATCATCATTGTGTGGTGGAATAAATATTAATGATTTTGCATTATCAAAATCTTCTATTGTGATTGTACCAGCTGGTGATTGATTAACAACAGCTCCATCATAATATATAACTGCATCCGTAGGAATATCTTCTATTTTTACATTAAATGTTTCAGAACCATCTTTATCATCTGAACTCACTTTAATATTTAAAGGAATACCCCCTGCACCATTTGCATTGATAGTATCACTTTTTGCAATAGTATTTCCACCATCTCTTCCTGCATCTTCAAAACCTACAGCTTGTTTTACTTGGATAGTTGCAATATCTGCTATTGGATTAACTACAACATTAAAATAAACTTCTGCTGTTTTAGTACCACTTGCTGTATCATCACTATCTACACCTTGATCTTGTACACTTAATGTAATTGTTCCATTTACTTCCCCACTATAATGCTCAGGTAATTTCATAGTAAAGTCAGGGTCAGCAGCTTGATTATTTGTGTTATTAAATACAATAGTTGCTACGCCACTTGCATTTGCAACAGCTACTTGACCACCTAAAGTTACAATAGTACCTTCTGGAATTCCTTCAATAGTGTATGTTCTTTTTTCACTTCCATCTAAATCTGCTTTTGTTCCATTAAAAGTTTCTGTTCCACTTGTTTTTGTTAGAAGAGATTTTAAATCTATTGGTGTTGTAAATAAATCTCCTTCATTAACAGCTGTAAAAGTAAATGTATCATTAGCAATTGTTGTTTGAGAAATTGTTCCACCTATTGCAGTATCCCAAATTAATGAAATATCATCTGTTGCTGGATGGATTTTTACCGTCATATTAGCTGATGCTTCATTTTCTACTTGATTTCCATAAGTAGCTGTATCTAAAGGTGTATTAGTATCATCAACCTCATAAGATGTTACTTTAATATTTATTCTAATATCTGTATCATTATCTTCTGCATGTTGAATTTTTAAACCTTCGTATTCTGCTTGTGTAAGATAAACTACATTTGCACCACTAGGATTTGATGCTGTAATATCTGCATGATGATAATTATAATCAATAGTATTTGAATCACCTGATACTGTTACTATTACTATTTTTAATGTTTGATTAGCAGTTGTTATATCACTTCCAATCTGAGTAGTACCATCTGCTTTAAATATTTTTGCACCTGTTACACTATTTCCATTTGTAAATGTAAGTGTTATCTCTCCATTTCTCTCAGGGCTATCTCCTGTAACTCCATTTTTATCTGTTTGGTCTTTTGATAAAGCTGGTCTTGTTAATCCCAAAGTTACTTGATGCGTTCCTTCATTTACATTTATATTATCTTCTGTCATTGTTGGAGTTGAAATTGTTATTGTTGGAGCATCTGCAACTGGTTTAACCTCAATATTAACTCTTCCTGCTGCTGTATCACCATCAAAGTCACTAACAGCATATTCAAACCAAGGTTTAGCATTGTAATTACTATAATCTTCAACTGGTGTAAAAGTTACAGTCCCATCACCATTATTTGTAAGTGTTCCTATTTCTTTTGTACTATCATTTGGATCTGTAACTATTTTAGTTTGACCATCACTTAATGTTGTATAAGTTGTACCATCACCATTTACTCTAATTTGAATCTCACCATCTTTAAAGCTTTCAGGAGAGATTACAATATTTAAAGAATTATCTTCATTAACTTCAACATCTCTATCTACATTTATTGGTAAAGAGTCATTTACTTTTACTTTAAATGTTACAGTATTACTTGTTTGTCCTTGGTCTGTTATTTTAAATCCAAATTCAAAAGTTAAATCATCATCGTTTGTAGCTATCCCTGCATCTCCTGCTATTGGATGGTCAATATTTTTGTATTGAGTATAAGTATAACTATCTTTTGTAGTTGTACCACTAGCAATATCACTATCTTTATTTAAAACTATTTCAAATACTTTGTTTGAATCAGCTACAGCCCCATTACCCACATCAGCACCTATATATCCAATAATTTTATTACCTATAGTTTGATAATTAATTGTTTGCCCACCAGCTGTTAAGTTTCCTAATCCATAATCTGTTGTACTAGCAAAATCTCCTTGATAAATCTTTGTTGCAGTATCATCAAAAGATAAACTATAGTTGTTATCAGGATTATTTGGTTTTTGAATACCTAAAGATTGAGTATCTGTTATTGTTGAATTAGCATTTGTCACATCAAAATCATCTTCATCAACTTGTGCATTAACTGGTGTTCCTAAACTTATACCATCTCTAATAGTTCCTGTTGTAGTTTTATCTGCATGAATCGCAACATTTTCAAAAGCTCCTGATTGAGTAACACTAGAAATAGTTACATTATAAATTTCATTCCCTTCTAAAGTAAAATCATCTTTAGTTACATTTGTAAAATCACTATGATTTGTTCCACCATTAATTACCACTTGTTTTACTATTGTAGATAAATCACTTTCAGTAAAATCTCCACTATTTACAGTATAAGTTAAATTTACGGTTACAGATTGTCCAGCTGGAACAGTTACAGGATTTCCATCTTTATCAACTAAAGTTATTGTATGTACTAAATTTCCACCCTCTATTGTAGAAGGTGTTTGTGTTATTTTTACATAAACAGTATCATCTTGTCCATAGTTTCCATCTGTCGGATCATCATTTCCTGTTCCAGTATCTGGTTGTTCAACATTTGCTGGATTATCTTTTATAGTTGAAATCACTATATCATTTGAAGTATCAATAGATGGTGATTCATATGGTGAATTTATTAAATCTGTAATTTTAACAGTAAAGTTTTCATCACCTTCTGCATAATAATCATCTTTAGCATTTACACTAAATACTGTTCCTACTGTTGTCGATACTAAAGTATTAGCATAATCTGTTCCTGCTGTTGCATCTTTATCACTACCATCAGTTGTAATCCCATAATTTATAGTTACAGTTCCTCCTTGAGTTGCAAGAGGTTTTCCATCATTATCAACTGCAACTGCCATATAGTAAAGATTCCCACCTTCAGGAGTTTCATTTGTATTAGTAATATTTAAAGTTCCATCAGGATTTGTAATATCTGCTATTGTAGTTGTAAGTGAACTTACTGCAACTAAAACAATTTTTACAGGATCTACGTCTGTTTCTGTTCCTGGAGTTGTATTATCTTTTATAGTTGAAATTACATTTTTTTGATTTCCATCTTTATCTCCAATTTTTACATTTTCAAACTCACCTGTATTTTGTATATCTGTAATTGTAAGATTAAATTGTTCTCCATCATCTTTGTAAACATCATCTTTTGTTTCTACAGTAAATGTAATTTCTGAAGTATTTGCAAGAATTGTCACTTCAATTTCATCACCATCATCATATTGTGTATCACCATTTTGAGTAGTATTATTATTGTATGTAACAGTTATTTTTGTATCTTTTGTTGGAGTTACTGTATTTCCATCTTTATCTACAAGTTTAACTGTATAACTTGTACTTGTATCTCCTTCTTTTATTGTTTGAGTACCTGTTATTATTGCATAAACAGTATCTTCTTGTCCATAATTTCCATTTGTTGGATCATCAGGAGTTGTACTTATATCTGGTTGATCAATTTTTGCTGGATTATCTTTGATTGTTCCAATAACTGTTATTTTGTCACTTGGTGCACCATTTGATATAGTATGAGAAGCTATATTTTCAAATGCGTTACTAGAATTATCTATATTATTTATAATAATTTTTAAACCTTCATCACCTTCTGCATAATAATCATCTTTAGTTATTATTTCAAATTCAGTATAACTTGTTTCAGCAGTAATAGTAACACTTGTTACAGGTGTATAATCACTATTTATAGTAGCTTCTTTTGAAGTATTTCCTTCATAATCTAAATTAACAGTTATAGTTTTACCTGTTGGTACTTTTATCTCTTCACCATCTCTATTTACAATAGAAACTTTATATTTTAAATTTCCACCTTCATTTGCTGTATCTGTAATTGCTTCAATTTTTACAAAAACTTTTTCATCATGTATTGTAGTAGTTACAGGATTTGTATCTATATTTACACTTTCATAGTTTCCACTATAAGAGTTATTATCTATTATAATTTTATAATACTCTTCAGATTCAGCAACTAAATCTTTAAAAACTTCTGTACTAAAACTTTGACCTATAGATACCGATGTTTTTGGTGTATTATTAAAATCTTGTGTTCCATCTGTTAGAGTTTTGGTTGGAGTACCTATTGCTGTATCATTTTGGAAACTAATATTTACTGTACCTGTTTGTACAGAAAGTTTTGTAGAATCATTAAAAATTGTAGTTCTATTTTCAAATGCATAAGCAATATAATTTGCACTAGTTCCTTCTTCTGCCTCATTAGCTAAAAGATAATTACCATTTCCATCTTTTAAAACATTCCCATTTTCATCAGCGGCAAAAAGTTTAATAAGTACTATTTCTTTATCACTTTCTTGATTATGATTTGTCGTATCATTTGGATCATGAGGTGTAGAATCATTAATAGGATTACTATTATCTTTTATCGTTGTTGTAACTGCTTGAGTATTTATATTTACATTTTCATAAAGAGGAGTTGTTGGATGAGTATATGAACCACTATTTATAGATACTGTATAAGTTTCATTATTATCAGAGATATAATCATCTAAAGTTACAACTTCAAATGCAACTCCTAGTGTTACAACTTTATCATTTACTAAAATATAATCTTCTGTACCATCTTCTTTTGTTTGTGTTGTAACACCTAGTGCTGTTCCATTTGCTGTATCAACAGTTACTGTTCCACCTTGAAGTGATAATTTTGTTTCTATTGTAAAAGTTGTAGTATTAGGTTCAAATGCTAATGCCATATATTTTGCATTATCACCCTCATTTACTTCATTAACAATTTTATATGTTTTCCCATCTGCTTCAAGCATTGGATTACCAGAAGCATCGCAAGCTACAAGTTTAATTATCACAGATTCATGGTTTGATTCAACACCATCATTTGGATTGTTTGGAGTATTATCTGTATCATCTAAAATAGTTGTAGTAACATCTTTATTATTTCCATTTTTATCACCTATTATTACATTTTCAAATTCATTAGTATCTACTTTTGTAATTGCAACATTATATTTTTCACCATTATCTGCCAAATAATCATCTATACTTTCTACTGTAAATGTATTTGATGAACCATTTGCTGGAATCGTTACTGTAATTGTATTATTGTTATTATATTCTGTATCACCATCTTGTGTTGTAACATTTGTATATCTTACTGTTACTGTCGTTGCGTTTGTAACTTTTACTTCATTTCCATCTTTATCTACAAGTTTTACTGTATATGTTGTTGTATTCCCCTCATTTACTGTTGTTGCTCCTGTAATAATTGCATATACACTATCTTCTTCACCATAGTTTATTCCATCATCTGGATTATTTGGATTATTTGGATCTGTAGGAATTGTTGGTTCATTTGTTGTCGAGGGATTATCTAAAATAGTAGTAGTAACATCTTTATTATTTCCATTCTTATCACCTATTACTACATTCTCAAACTCAGTTGTATCTACTTTTGTAATTGCAACATTATATTTCTCACCATTATCTGCCAAATAATCATCTATACTTTCTACTGTAAATGTATTTGATGAACCATTTGCAGGTATTGTTACTGTAATTGTATTATTGTTATTATATTCTGTATCACCATCTTGTGTTGTAACATTTGTATATCTTACTGTTACTGTCGTTGCATTTGTAACTTTTACTTCATTTCCATCTTTATCTACAAGTTTTACTGTATATGTTGTTGTATTCCCCTCATTTACTGTTGTTGCTCCTGTAATAATTGCATATACACTATCTTCTTCACCATAGCCACCTGTCTCTGTTGGTATTCCTGTTGTTCCATTTTCTGGATTGTTTACAGGGTTATCTAAAATAGTTCCTATCCCTTCAGATTTAGTAATAATTGCATTTCCAATTACATTTGAAATAGTAATTTTCATAGTTTCACCATTATCTGCTAAATAATCATCTGTAACAGGAACTTTTATAGTGATATTTGTACTTCCAGATGGAATTGTTGCTGTTCCAAAAACATCACTATAATCAACTCCATTATTAGTAGCAGTGAGTGGTGATGTTTTATAATTAAAAGTTATTGGTGTTGAAACCGGTCTATCTAAAGAAATAGTAAAAATCAAAAATCCATCACTTTCATATGTAGAAATATCATTAACACTTAAATTCCCAATAATAACTATAGGTGTTTCCGTTATTGGAGGATTAATAATTGTAGGTGGTGGAGTAGAAGGTGGAGTGGTTGGCACAACAGGTGGATTAGTATAAGAAGGTCTATCAATATTTTCAATAGAAGTTAATCTATCTTTTGATTCATTTTCAAAAGCTGATTTATCTATAAAAACTTGAGTTCTAGCTTTAAATTGTGCATTTCTTAAATCACTTTCAATATTTGTTGCATTACCATCTCTTGCTTGGAATTCTGCATTTCCTGTTGTTTCATCTTGAGCTTCTTCTTGTCCTTCTGCTGTTTCTTCTTCTGTTATATCTGTATTATTTGCTTCTCCAAAAGCTCCTACTTCTTCCGTTTGTTTTCCATCATCATCAAATTGTGCATCTCGTAAATCACTTACAACATTTGTATTTGCACTATATTCATCAGCTTTTAAATCTAAACTTTCTCTTGTAAAAAATAGTTCTTCTGTTCCAAATGCTGTTTCAATTAAAGAAGAATCTATAAGTTGTTTTTGTCCTTCACTTAAAACAATTACGTCATTACCTGAAAGTAAAACTTCAATTTTTGATGAAGAAGAATTTTTATTATCTCCATAAATTGTATCATTTTCATAGATTGTATCACCTACTTTTAAAGTTCTTATATTTCCACTTTCATCTTTGGCATTAAAAATTCCATTTACCAAACTTTGTACTGTACCAGCTATTGTTGCCATAATTTATCCTTTATTAATTTCTATTTTTATTATGTTTTTATTTTAGGCTTTTATTTTTAAATTGTATATCACCCTATGGGGTGATATTCTATTAAGAGAGTTTTATTTAGAAAATAAATTAGCAAAAGAGAATCTATCTTTTACATTTAACTTTTCATAAATATGTTTTATATGAGTTTTTACTGTATTTATAGATATTTCCAATTCATTAGAAATATCTATATTTGAATATCCATTTTTTAATAACTCTGCTATTTTTCTTTCTGTTTTTGTTAAAATCTCAAATAGTTTTTCTTCATCAATTTGAATATCATTTTTTTCAGCCATGTCTCTTAATAATAATGTTGTAATTTGAGGAATCAACCAAACATAATTATTTGAAATGGCA
The sequence above is drawn from the Arcobacter cloacae genome and encodes:
- a CDS encoding bifunctional diguanylate cyclase/phosphodiesterase, which produces MSLFKQVSVVLLFIFTILFTLIIAVTFGIIKDSAKKSLYENVQNSVTNLSLSITNSGTEISSIKTVINASFDNGNYEKIIFKDVDDNIVYELKKETNIEENEIPKWFINLVNIEEVSAKSTISNGWNVLGILEIYNDRTLFFEQTYEIFKNLVFSLLISFIVLLIILSYLFNFILNPLKTIKKQAELVMKNEFILEEKVPFTSEFKALTLSINSMVNKFEKMFENTNSVLKLNKELLYFDEITKLNNRKYFLLKVNDYLDKNNPNNKGYIIVFSLKMEIVNKTFGYIKTNEILYKLATLFKNDFENNSNLIARMNGSEFVILIPNIDETSIKNLIENFLSKVYKLEDLKEKINLGVCKYDNEESLKNLLIKMDYVISQAKLHTEKKFYFLENIEKYKSKEEWITIINDSLKNDLFILLYKEIIDINSNKILLKTVDFELNYKEDNFSNKGFIASLLELNKLNEVYFHIINKILDNKESQEKLSIQLPHFLVEDLNNYSNFQAILENNKNKNHLIFEIEEEAFNQNFSNTLMYIKLLKEYGFEFAIYNFIANSDDYSYLKELKPSYIKISDYFLLESKQSLNMLKILTQSLDIKLVMITTEKNINIEQLKDQGINAISNK
- a CDS encoding transglutaminase-like cysteine peptidase, translating into MKIFIIILLLIFTSYSADFADDSLIQKVEKKYNKFAKNRFVTLNKLLKKLETSDTKTKLEKVNDFFNAVKYGNDKDIYGVSDYWASPYEFLAKDKGDCEDYVIAKYFALKHLGIPTSKMFLSYVKVKGATDTHMVLSYFETPNSEPLILDSIRKIIFPASKRDDLTPIYNFNPNILDKGSKTAAHKKWDVVLKNFREKKI